The window TCTAATAGAAGGGAAGAATTAACTTATATATTGTCGAGGAGACTCGGCGGTCGCATGTGGAAAGCGAAGTGCCTTGAACGAATATCAACATCCAAGTTTAACTTCATTCAGCAGAAGTCCTCCACTTCTAATAAGTGGGGGATGAATGCAAATGGTTCTTCGATTCAGTGGAGGTACAAACCCCGGCTGAATGAAGTTAAGCCTCCGGCGGATGTCACGGATTTTTTTTCGAGCGAGCTCGATAAAAAATCCGGACGCAAATTCGACGGGCGAATTTGATCAGACTTAAAAATGAAGATTTATATATAAATGTCTCAGTGTCGCTTTTGGAAAAGAATAGAATCAATAATTGGGGGAAAATAACATGAATTTATTATCTAAAACAAGACAAATCAATTCACTATTACAAACAACAGCAGGTAAATCTGTTAATTTTAAAGAAATGACGGACACACTAAGCGAAATCATTCAAGCTAACACTTTTATCATTAGTTTAAAAGGGAAACTTCTTGGTTTTTCTATTAATCAGGAAATTGAAAATGAGCGAATTAAACAGATGCTGGAGGATCGTCGCTTCCCTGTGGAATATACAAGAAATTTATTAAATATCAAGGAAACTTCTTCAAACCTTAATGTGGATAACGAACATTCAGTATTCCCTGTTGAAAATAAAGATTTATTTAAAAATGGTGTTACAACCATTGTTCCGATTATTGGCGGTGGGGAAAGGATTGGAACACTCATTATCGGCAGAATTGAAACACCATTTGAGGATGATGATCTGATTCTTGCTGAATATGGTGCAACTGTAGTTGGAATGGAAATTCTTCGTGAACAGGCTGAAGAGCTTGCCGTTGAAGCCCGTAGAAAGGCGATTGTCCAAATGGCCATTAATTCATTATCTTACAGTGAGCAGGAAGCGGTAGAACATATATTTGAAGAACTACAGGGTAAAGAAGGCTTATTAGTTGCTTCAAGAGTGGCAGACCGTGTGAAGATTACTCGTTCAGTTATTGTTAACGCTCTACGCAAGCTCGAGAGCGCAGGTGTTATCGAATCTCGTTCACTAGGAATGAAAGGAACTCATATCAAAGTATTGAACGAAGAGTTTTTAGTTGCCCTAGAAAAGCTAAAGTCAAATAAATTCCGTTTAGCATAAGATAGGAGAAAGGATTTCCCAGACTTAGGGAAGTCCTTTTTTATTTTTAAGAGAGCTGTATGTAATTGAGTCAAAATAAGGTATTAAGTGAAAAATGAAGAAATCCAAAGAAAATTAGAAATTCATGTAAAAAACTAATTAGAAATGGTGATTTATGGATAATAATTAAGAATTTAGCTGTTTGGGTGCCCTTTTCCATTATTGTATAATAATAGTGTAAGGAAATAGTAAACACAGAGGAGGAATGAATGATGTTTGATTTAATACCGTTTCGTAAACGAAATGAGGAGCTTTTCGGACATATGTTAAAATCCTTCAACGAAGTGTTTGAGCAGAATGGACTTTTCACATTAGGTGAGGGATTTAACTCTTTTCGCACCGATATTATGGAAAAAGAGAATGCTTATTACGTAGAGGCTGAACTGCCAGGCTTTGCTAAAGAAGATATTTCGATAGAATATGAAAACAATCAATTAACCATTAAAGCTAAACGGGAGCTTTTGACTGAGGAAAAAGACAAGAATGAAAAGGTAATCCGTCAGGAGAGACATTTTGGAGAATTTCTGCGAAGATTCTATGTAGAGGATATTAAAGATGATGAAATAATGGCCAAGCTTGAGGATGGAATTTTAAAAATTGAAATACCAAAACGGTCACCAGGAAAGCCTGGCCGTAATAAGATAGAAATTCATTAATGTATTCATGGTGTTAGTAATTGT of the Bacillus tuaregi genome contains:
- a CDS encoding Hsp20/alpha crystallin family protein, with the protein product MFDLIPFRKRNEELFGHMLKSFNEVFEQNGLFTLGEGFNSFRTDIMEKENAYYVEAELPGFAKEDISIEYENNQLTIKAKRELLTEEKDKNEKVIRQERHFGEFLRRFYVEDIKDDEIMAKLEDGILKIEIPKRSPGKPGRNKIEIH
- the codY gene encoding GTP-sensing pleiotropic transcriptional regulator CodY; protein product: MNLLSKTRQINSLLQTTAGKSVNFKEMTDTLSEIIQANTFIISLKGKLLGFSINQEIENERIKQMLEDRRFPVEYTRNLLNIKETSSNLNVDNEHSVFPVENKDLFKNGVTTIVPIIGGGERIGTLIIGRIETPFEDDDLILAEYGATVVGMEILREQAEELAVEARRKAIVQMAINSLSYSEQEAVEHIFEELQGKEGLLVASRVADRVKITRSVIVNALRKLESAGVIESRSLGMKGTHIKVLNEEFLVALEKLKSNKFRLA